One window from the genome of Marinobacter sp. LV10R510-11A encodes:
- a CDS encoding NnrU family protein, translating into MLALIIGLLLFLGVHSTRLFAPEWRLKRIAKLGLLPYKGVYALISLLGLLLIIWGYVQTRLDPTWLWMSPVWTRHLAALLTVPAFILLAATYIPGTHIKASVGHPMLLAVKFWAIAHLFANGTLADLLLFGSFLAWAIALYAVSRRRDRLAGVTYPTGRVAMDAAAVGAGLLGWLIFAMWLHSVLIGVKPFG; encoded by the coding sequence ATGCTGGCTTTGATAATCGGTCTGTTATTATTTCTTGGGGTGCATTCCACCCGACTGTTTGCCCCTGAGTGGCGCTTGAAGCGGATCGCTAAGCTGGGTCTGCTGCCCTATAAAGGCGTCTACGCGCTTATTTCGCTACTGGGGTTGCTGTTGATTATCTGGGGTTATGTTCAGACACGGCTTGACCCTACCTGGCTGTGGATGTCACCCGTCTGGACTCGCCATTTGGCGGCGTTGTTGACGGTGCCCGCTTTTATTCTTCTGGCCGCTACCTATATCCCCGGCACGCACATCAAGGCCAGTGTTGGCCACCCGATGTTGTTGGCAGTCAAATTCTGGGCTATCGCCCACTTGTTCGCCAATGGCACCTTGGCGGATCTGTTGCTATTTGGCAGCTTCCTGGCCTGGGCTATTGCGCTGTATGCGGTATCGCGGCGCCGTGATCGGCTCGCCGGTGTTACTTACCCGACAGGTCGTGTCGCTATGGATGCAGCAGCAGTGGGTGCTGGATTGCTAGGGTGGCTGATTTTTGCCATGTGGTTGCACAGCGTGCTGATCGGCGTTAAGCCTTTCGGCTAG
- a CDS encoding CAP domain-containing protein, producing MKHWPEVDILKHLQWRNDTPQTAVTGYLMRIALTGLIGFSGAPAMVSGDTHAGTPFADTWETLLTEARAQARRCGGDTYAKGSPLTWNARLGAAAQAHSEDMAHMSQLSHEGSEGEVLADRLGATGYEASAWAENVAAGQQDATTVVAAWLDSPGHCANIMFADYTEFGAGIDRNTSGTPYWTLVLAAPLD from the coding sequence TTGAAGCATTGGCCGGAGGTTGATATTTTAAAACACTTGCAATGGCGCAACGACACGCCGCAGACCGCAGTTACGGGCTACCTCATGAGGATCGCCCTTACGGGACTGATCGGCTTTAGCGGAGCCCCGGCGATGGTTTCAGGTGACACCCACGCTGGGACCCCATTTGCCGACACCTGGGAAACACTCCTGACCGAGGCCAGAGCGCAGGCACGGCGGTGCGGCGGCGACACATACGCCAAGGGCTCACCGCTCACTTGGAACGCTCGCCTGGGCGCTGCGGCGCAAGCACACAGTGAGGACATGGCGCACATGAGCCAGTTGAGCCATGAGGGAAGCGAGGGTGAAGTCCTCGCTGACCGCCTCGGCGCCACGGGATATGAGGCGTCCGCCTGGGCCGAGAACGTAGCCGCCGGCCAACAGGACGCCACCACCGTGGTCGCCGCCTGGCTCGACAGCCCGGGCCACTGCGCCAATATCATGTTCGCGGATTACACAGAGTTCGGCGCAGGTATCGATCGGAACACCAGCGGCACACCTTACTGGACGCTGGTTCTGGCTGCTCCACTTGACTAG
- a CDS encoding GNAT family N-acetyltransferase, producing MTGCLTPKSAGARLFFDKRERDRITPNELNEALDGVAAANGAGSWHLLFPDPSDQHLLDAPDRLGCLFHWFNRDYEDFEAFLATLPSRKRKSTRKERRDVAAQSIEFRQFPGASLPNHVLSACYMFYQATYLKRGQRPYLNLEFFQALRKNQPDQLHIIMAIKDNEMIAGALFLTGASTLYGRYWGCQEEYNHLHFETCYYQGIELAIAQGLQSFDAGAQGEHKLARGFEPVLTHSWHWIANPAFADAIAQFTREEAREVEAYRQAAQAALPYREQG from the coding sequence ATCACTGGCTGCCTTACTCCCAAGTCAGCCGGTGCCCGACTGTTTTTCGATAAACGTGAGCGCGACCGCATCACCCCGAATGAGCTCAATGAAGCATTGGATGGAGTGGCAGCAGCCAACGGCGCTGGCAGCTGGCATCTTTTGTTCCCCGACCCTTCGGATCAACACCTGCTCGACGCGCCGGATCGGCTGGGCTGTCTGTTCCATTGGTTCAATCGTGATTATGAGGATTTCGAGGCCTTTCTGGCGACGCTGCCCTCTCGTAAACGCAAATCCACACGCAAGGAGCGACGCGATGTAGCTGCCCAGAGCATCGAATTCCGACAATTCCCCGGCGCCAGCCTCCCCAACCACGTACTGTCTGCGTGTTATATGTTCTATCAGGCCACCTACCTAAAGCGCGGACAACGCCCTTACCTGAACCTCGAGTTCTTTCAGGCACTGCGAAAGAACCAGCCAGACCAACTCCACATCATTATGGCTATTAAGGACAACGAGATGATCGCCGGAGCGCTGTTCCTGACCGGCGCAAGCACACTCTATGGACGCTACTGGGGGTGTCAGGAAGAGTATAATCACCTGCACTTCGAGACCTGTTACTACCAGGGTATCGAGCTGGCCATTGCGCAGGGTCTCCAAAGTTTTGACGCCGGCGCCCAGGGCGAACACAAACTGGCAAGGGGGTTCGAGCCGGTGTTGACGCACTCCTGGCATTGGATCGCCAACCCTGCTTTTGCCGATGCCATTGCCCAGTTCACCCGGGAAGAAGCCCGCGAAGTAGAAGCTTACCGGCAAGCAGCGCAAGCGGCACTACCTTACCGGGAACAGGGATAG